In the Enterococcus rotai genome, AACTGTTTATTTTGCAATAAATCATTGCGAATCAACCGAATATACGAACTAGAGTAGGCCAAAGAAAGTGTCAATGCCGGCAAGAAAACTGATAATAGCCTTTCGGCCCCTCCCGTTGGTAACCAATTTAGCTTGATAGAGAACAAAAAGATCAGTAACAACCCTAGCCAAAATGATGGAATTGCATTTAAGACAAAGGTGATCAATCTTAAGACTTTTTCAGTCCAATGATTTTGATAATTAGCAGCCAAAATTCCCAGTACTAAACAGGTTACAATAATGATGATCAGTGTCACTAGAGTCAAAAATACTGTATATGGAAAAGCCTCACTGATCATACCAGCAATCGATTTACCAGTAGCATAGCTTTTACCTAAATCCCCTTTTAGAGCCTGTTGAACCCAATCAATATATCTTGCAAAAAAAGGTTGATCTAACCCCAATTCTGAACGCATCTGACGCACATTTTGTTCAGTTGGTGTGATTGCCTGGACTCTTAGTGCTACTTCAGCTGGATCATTGGATAGATACGTCAATAGGAAAAAAGGAATAAATGTTATTAAAAAAAGAAGAAGTAGGATTTTTCCACAATTTTTAATAATAGATTTAATCATTGTCACCCAACTTTCTATCCTTATTCAAAGAACATTTTTTCAAATGGTATTTCATATTGCGAATCATTAAACGTGATATTTTTAAGGTTAGCTTTACCAATTGCTTTCGTTTTCGAATACGAAATTGGGATATATACACATTGCTCGTTGATGTACGTCAAAATTTCGCTATAATCTGTTTGTCTCT is a window encoding:
- a CDS encoding ABC transporter permease, producing MIKSIIKNCGKILLLLFLITFIPFFLLTYLSNDPAEVALRVQAITPTEQNVRQMRSELGLDQPFFARYIDWVQQALKGDLGKSYATGKSIAGMISEAFPYTVFLTLVTLIIIIVTCLVLGILAANYQNHWTEKVLRLITFVLNAIPSFWLGLLLIFLFSIKLNWLPTGGAERLLSVFLPALTLSLAYSSSYIRLIRNDLLQNKQLPYVDYYFTRGFSKKSITKHLLKNSLRSSVVSIGVSIPKLIAGSIIIESVFAWPGMGLLCINAIRNRDLPVLQAYIVIMSLFFISSSLLIDSLNKRIDPRLRERGS